The Rhodobacter sp. CZR27 genome includes a window with the following:
- a CDS encoding NAD(P)H-quinone oxidoreductase, whose amino-acid sequence MTLPETMRAVEISQPGGPEVLRPCTVPVPVPGHGQILIRVAYAGVNRPDALQRAGAYAPPPGASPLPGLEAAGEVAAVGPGVARWKVGDRVCALLPGGGYAEYALTPAEHALPIPEGLGLREAACLPETCFTVWSNVVLRGGLKAGERFLVHGGSSGIGTTAIQIAKALGARVFATAGSEEKCAACRELGAERAINYREEDFVAILKAEGGADLILDMVGGSYLPRNVKALATEGRLVQIAFLEGTKVELNFAEVMMRRLTITGSTLRPQSDLAKARYARDVEAQVWPMVASGALRPVMDSEYGLEEAALAHARMEGSGHIGKIVLAV is encoded by the coding sequence GTGACCCTGCCCGAGACGATGCGCGCCGTGGAGATTTCCCAGCCCGGCGGGCCCGAGGTGCTGCGCCCCTGCACGGTTCCGGTTCCGGTGCCGGGGCACGGCCAGATCCTGATCCGCGTGGCCTATGCCGGCGTGAACCGGCCCGATGCCCTGCAACGCGCAGGCGCCTATGCGCCGCCGCCCGGCGCCTCTCCGCTGCCGGGGCTGGAGGCCGCGGGCGAGGTGGCGGCCGTGGGTCCCGGCGTCGCGCGCTGGAAGGTGGGCGACCGGGTCTGCGCGCTGCTGCCCGGTGGAGGCTATGCCGAATACGCGCTGACGCCGGCCGAGCATGCGCTGCCGATCCCCGAGGGGCTGGGCCTGCGCGAGGCCGCCTGCCTGCCCGAGACCTGCTTCACGGTCTGGTCGAACGTGGTTTTGCGCGGGGGCCTGAAGGCGGGCGAGCGGTTCCTCGTCCACGGCGGCTCGTCCGGGATCGGCACGACCGCGATCCAGATCGCGAAGGCGCTGGGCGCGCGGGTCTTCGCCACCGCTGGGTCGGAGGAGAAGTGCGCGGCCTGCCGGGAACTTGGGGCCGAGCGGGCGATCAACTACCGCGAGGAGGATTTCGTCGCGATCCTGAAGGCCGAGGGCGGGGCCGACCTGATCCTCGACATGGTCGGCGGCAGCTACCTGCCGCGCAACGTCAAGGCGCTGGCGACGGAGGGGCGGCTGGTCCAGATCGCCTTCCTCGAGGGCACGAAGGTCGAGCTGAACTTCGCCGAGGTGATGATGCGGCGCCTGACGATCACCGGCTCGACCCTGCGCCCGCAGAGCGACCTCGCCAAGGCGCGTTATGCCCGCGACGTGGAGGCACAGGTCTGGCCGATGGTGGCCTCGGGTGCGCTGCGCCCGGTGATGGACAGCGAATACGGGTTGGAGGAAGCGGCGCTGGCCCATGCCCGGATGGAAGGCTCGGGCCACATCGGCAAGATCGTCCTCGCGGTCTGA
- a CDS encoding ribonuclease T2, which produces MRVFAFGLALAAAPALADQDRAGDFTHYILSLSWEPTWCAVEGEARGAEECSWGRGFVLHGLWPQREEGWPAFCLTVERDPSRRDTDAMSDLMSPGLAWYQWKKHGRCSALPPTDYFALMREAVERVAVPDPLLRLREDIALPPRVLEEAFVEANPGLPPEGITVTCEGEYVQEVRICLTKELMFRACAPDAREDCRRPSALMDKP; this is translated from the coding sequence ATGCGTGTGTTTGCCTTCGGTCTCGCGCTCGCGGCGGCGCCGGCGCTCGCGGATCAGGACCGTGCCGGCGACTTCACGCACTACATCCTTTCGCTGAGCTGGGAGCCGACGTGGTGCGCGGTGGAGGGCGAGGCGCGCGGGGCCGAGGAATGCAGCTGGGGCCGCGGCTTCGTGCTCCACGGCCTCTGGCCGCAGCGCGAGGAGGGCTGGCCCGCCTTCTGCCTGACGGTGGAGCGCGACCCCTCGCGCCGCGATACCGACGCGATGTCGGACCTCATGTCGCCGGGGCTCGCCTGGTATCAGTGGAAGAAGCACGGCCGCTGCTCGGCGCTTCCGCCGACCGACTACTTCGCCCTGATGCGCGAGGCGGTGGAGCGTGTGGCGGTGCCCGACCCCCTTCTCCGCCTGCGTGAGGACATCGCCCTGCCGCCCCGGGTGCTCGAGGAAGCCTTCGTCGAGGCCAACCCGGGGCTGCCCCCGGAAGGCATCACCGTCACCTGCGAAGGCGAGTATGTTCAGGAAGTGCGGATCTGCCTGACGAAGGAACTGATGTTCCGCGCCTGCGCGCCGGACGCCCGAGAGGACTGCCGAAGGCCGAGCGCCCTGATGGACAAGCCCTGA
- a CDS encoding DUF1013 domain-containing protein, with the protein MNKPLMSKATAVWLIDNTTLSFRQIADFCGMHELEVQGIADGDVAAGVKGFDPVANNQLDQIEIEKGQKDPLYRLKLKFNPAAVGEEKRRGPRYTPLSKRQDRPAAILWLVKFHPELSDGAIAKLVGTTKPTIQSIRERTHWNIGSIQPIDPVALGLCRQSELDTAVQAAARKKAAEGLVMSDDERRKLVSTEQSLSMPDEPRMPSGLAGLEQFGRTEEEKRPADFSDADSFFNLPHGDDAEDEEEEEDDHRI; encoded by the coding sequence ATGAACAAGCCGCTGATGTCCAAGGCCACCGCAGTCTGGCTGATCGACAACACCACCCTGTCGTTCCGGCAGATCGCCGATTTCTGCGGCATGCACGAGCTTGAGGTGCAGGGCATTGCGGATGGCGACGTCGCGGCGGGCGTGAAGGGCTTCGATCCGGTGGCCAACAACCAGCTTGACCAGATCGAGATCGAGAAGGGCCAGAAGGACCCGCTCTACCGGCTGAAGCTGAAGTTCAACCCGGCCGCCGTGGGCGAGGAAAAGCGCCGCGGCCCGCGCTACACGCCGCTGTCCAAGCGGCAGGACCGCCCGGCCGCCATCCTGTGGCTGGTGAAGTTCCACCCGGAACTCTCGGACGGCGCGATCGCCAAGCTCGTCGGCACCACCAAGCCCACCATCCAGTCGATCCGCGAGCGCACGCACTGGAACATCGGCTCGATCCAGCCGATCGACCCGGTCGCGCTCGGCCTCTGCCGCCAGTCGGAACTGGACACTGCGGTGCAGGCCGCTGCGCGCAAGAAGGCCGCCGAGGGTCTGGTGATGAGCGATGACGAGCGGCGCAAGCTCGTCTCGACCGAACAGTCGCTCTCGATGCCGGACGAGCCGCGGATGCCCTCGGGCCTTGCCGGGCTGGAGCAGTTCGGCCGCACGGAGGAAGAGAAGCGCCCCGCCGACTTCTCGGATGCCGATTCCTTCTTCAACCTGCCGCACGGTGACGATGCGGAGGACGAGGAAGAGGAAGAGGACGACCACCGTATCTGA
- the recR gene encoding recombination mediator RecR, with product MAEAPGDIERLIELMARLPGLGPRSARRAVLMMLKKRGAVMAPLAQVMAEVAASACDCARCGNITGADLCDICRDERRATGELCVVEDVADLWALERAGAFRGRYHVLGGVLSALDAVGPEDLRIPRLAERVREEGITEVILALNATVDGQTTAHYIADVLEPLGVQVTSLAQGVPIGGELDYLDDGTIGAALRARRRF from the coding sequence ATGGCCGAAGCGCCCGGCGACATCGAGCGGCTGATCGAGCTGATGGCGCGGTTGCCGGGCCTCGGGCCCCGCTCCGCTCGCCGGGCGGTGCTGATGATGCTGAAGAAACGGGGGGCCGTGATGGCCCCTCTGGCGCAGGTGATGGCCGAGGTCGCGGCCTCGGCCTGCGACTGCGCGCGCTGCGGCAACATCACCGGCGCGGACCTCTGTGACATCTGCCGCGACGAGCGGCGCGCGACGGGCGAATTGTGCGTGGTCGAGGACGTGGCCGACCTCTGGGCGCTGGAGCGTGCCGGCGCGTTCCGTGGCCGCTATCACGTGCTGGGCGGCGTGCTTTCGGCGCTGGATGCGGTCGGGCCGGAGGATCTGCGCATCCCGCGCCTGGCCGAGCGGGTGCGCGAGGAAGGCATCACCGAGGTCATTCTTGCGCTCAACGCCACGGTGGATGGCCAGACCACGGCCCATTACATCGCCGACGTGCTGGAGCCTCTTGGCGTTCAGGTCACTTCGCTTGCGCAGGGCGTGCCGATCGGCGGCGAACTCGACTATCTCGACGACGGCACGATCGGTGCGGCGCTACGGGCACGCCGCCGGTTCTGA
- a CDS encoding YbaB/EbfC family nucleoid-associated protein gives MLKGLGGLGDMAKMMKAAQGFQEKMAQLQQDLGSMTVVGESGAGLVKATSTAKGELTGIEIDPSIFSASEKEVVEDLILAAIKDAQAKAAEKAKEEMGKLTEGLGLPPGMKLPF, from the coding sequence ATGCTTAAGGGATTGGGCGGCCTTGGCGACATGGCCAAGATGATGAAGGCCGCACAGGGCTTTCAGGAGAAGATGGCGCAGCTCCAGCAGGATCTGGGCAGCATGACGGTGGTGGGCGAGTCCGGCGCGGGCCTCGTGAAGGCCACCTCGACCGCCAAGGGCGAGCTGACCGGCATCGAGATCGACCCGTCGATCTTCAGCGCCTCGGAAAAGGAAGTGGTCGAGGATCTGATCCTCGCGGCGATCAAGGATGCGCAGGCCAAGGCCGCCGAGAAGGCCAAGGAAGAAATGGGCAAGCTGACCGAGGGCCTCGGCCTGCCGCCGGGCATGAAGCTGCCGTTCTGA
- a CDS encoding DNA polymerase III subunit gamma/tau, whose amino-acid sequence MSDTPEQGYQVLARKYRPQTFADLIGQDAMVRTLKNAFAADRIAHAFVMTGVRGVGKTTTARIIAKGLNCVGPDGTGGPTTEPCGTCEPCRAIAEGRHVDVMEMDAASRTGVGDIREIIDSVHYRAASARYKIYIIDEVHMLSTSAFNALLKTLEEPPAHVKFIFATTEIRKVPVTVLSRCQRFDLKRIEPEVMMAHLAKVAGLEGARLAPEALALITRAAEGSVRDAMSLMDQAIAHGAGETSADQVRAMLGLADRGRVLDLFDLVMKGDAAGALAELSGQYADGADPMAVLRDLAEITHWISVIKITPEAAEDPTTPPDERMRGLDMAQRLPMRVLTRMWQMLLKAIEEVSLAPNAMMAAEMAVIRLTHVADLPDPESLVRKLMRQGAAPAPGPGAAGGGPAGGARAPTAQAVAQAPVRTTMAGASAGTATALAVAEGQPLCQSFAQMVELIRTKRDMKLLYEVETGVRLVRFAPARIEFEPSPEAAPDLAARLSQRLQGWTGIRWGVSVVSGGGQPTIAEERDKGRLADKAKALENPLVQAVMAAFPGARIAEIRKPQEIAATEALAEVEDEWDPFEDS is encoded by the coding sequence ATGTCCGACACACCCGAGCAAGGCTATCAGGTCCTTGCCCGCAAATACCGCCCGCAGACCTTCGCCGACCTGATCGGACAGGACGCGATGGTGCGCACGCTGAAGAACGCCTTCGCGGCCGACCGGATCGCCCATGCCTTCGTGATGACGGGGGTGCGCGGGGTGGGCAAGACCACCACCGCCCGGATCATCGCCAAGGGGCTGAACTGCGTCGGCCCCGACGGCACCGGCGGGCCGACCACCGAGCCCTGCGGCACCTGCGAGCCCTGCCGCGCGATCGCCGAGGGCCGCCATGTCGACGTGATGGAGATGGACGCGGCTTCGCGCACCGGCGTGGGCGACATCCGCGAGATCATCGACTCGGTCCACTACAGGGCGGCCTCGGCGCGCTACAAGATCTACATCATCGACGAGGTCCACATGCTCTCGACCAGCGCGTTCAACGCGCTGCTCAAGACGCTCGAGGAACCGCCCGCCCATGTGAAGTTCATCTTCGCGACCACCGAGATCCGCAAGGTTCCGGTGACGGTGCTGTCGCGCTGCCAGCGGTTCGACCTGAAGCGGATCGAGCCCGAGGTGATGATGGCTCATCTGGCGAAGGTGGCCGGGCTGGAAGGCGCGCGCCTCGCGCCCGAGGCGCTGGCGCTGATCACCCGCGCCGCCGAAGGCTCGGTGCGGGACGCGATGAGCCTGATGGATCAGGCGATCGCCCACGGCGCGGGCGAGACTTCGGCCGATCAGGTGAGGGCGATGCTGGGCCTTGCCGACCGCGGGCGGGTGCTCGACCTCTTCGATCTGGTGATGAAGGGCGACGCGGCGGGTGCGCTGGCCGAACTGTCGGGCCAATATGCCGACGGCGCCGACCCGATGGCGGTGCTGCGCGACCTGGCCGAGATCACGCACTGGATCTCGGTGATCAAGATCACGCCCGAGGCCGCCGAGGATCCGACCACTCCGCCGGACGAACGGATGCGCGGCCTAGACATGGCGCAGCGCCTGCCGATGCGGGTGCTGACGCGGATGTGGCAGATGCTGCTCAAGGCGATCGAGGAGGTCTCTCTGGCCCCCAACGCCATGATGGCGGCCGAGATGGCGGTGATCCGGCTGACCCATGTGGCCGATCTGCCGGACCCGGAAAGCCTCGTGCGCAAGCTCATGCGGCAGGGCGCGGCGCCGGCGCCCGGTCCCGGCGCTGCGGGCGGCGGCCCGGCAGGAGGGGCAAGAGCGCCGACGGCACAGGCCGTCGCGCAGGCGCCCGTCCGCACCACGATGGCAGGCGCCTCGGCGGGCACCGCGACGGCCCTTGCCGTGGCCGAGGGCCAGCCGCTGTGCCAGAGCTTCGCGCAGATGGTCGAGCTGATCCGCACGAAGCGCGACATGAAGCTGCTCTACGAGGTCGAGACCGGCGTTCGCCTCGTCCGCTTCGCGCCGGCCCGGATCGAGTTCGAGCCCTCGCCCGAGGCCGCGCCGGATCTTGCCGCACGGCTCTCGCAGCGGCTGCAGGGCTGGACCGGCATCCGCTGGGGCGTCTCGGTCGTCTCGGGCGGGGGGCAGCCGACGATTGCGGAAGAGCGCGACAAGGGGCGCCTTGCGGACAAGGCCAAGGCGCTGGAAAACCCGCTGGTCCAGGCGGTGATGGCCGCCTTTCCGGGGGCGCGGATCGCCGAGATCCGCAAGCCGCAGGAGATCGCCGCGACCGAGGCGCTGGCCGAGGTCGAGGACGAATGGGACCCGTTCGAGGACAGTTGA
- a CDS encoding bifunctional 2',3'-cyclic-nucleotide 2'-phosphodiesterase/3'-nucleotidase, giving the protein MSHTPLPPPAGAPAAATALPHRPEQVAAAEVPLRILATTDLHVEILPYDYHADREVEGPALACTATLIAEARAEAANVLLLDNGDLLQGNPMGDLWAQRGMDGGTHPLIQAMNALGYDAATVGNHDFDYGIDFLIEALAGAAFPVVSANAVLALGETPLHDRPLLPPYAVLERRLVDRAGRAHPVRIGVLGLLPPQVPLWDRAVLGDRLVTRDIFPCAAAWVEEMKRVGCDLVVALCHSGIGDSEAHPGQEDAAVPVAGLPGIDAVVAGHSHLVFPSQGFPTGPGIDPVAGRIAGKPAVMAGARGSHLGVIDLVLRANAGRWTVATAAAEVRPLMRAVPPAPAILRLAEAAHAETLRHARHPIGHSLTRITSHFALAAPSAGVALVAEAQARHLERVLTGTDLAGLPILSAAAPFKAGGLGGPQNYTDIPAGDLALRHASDLYIYPNLIAAVRLTGAQIAEWLERAASIFAQLAPGIADQPLIDPTVPSYTFDLIHGLDFTIDPSEPARYDAHGQLLRPEARRIRGLARHGRAVDAGDAFVVATNSYRAGASARLFGEVPVWSGSDSIRDILIRHIAGTSPIAPVAPAFWRLAPVPGASAILLSAPDPAPPPPGLRLTRLAPDTGGFSRFRLAL; this is encoded by the coding sequence ATGAGCCATACCCCCCTGCCCCCTCCCGCGGGCGCGCCCGCAGCAGCGACAGCCCTGCCGCACCGGCCGGAGCAGGTTGCGGCCGCCGAGGTGCCGCTTCGCATCCTCGCCACCACCGATCTGCATGTCGAGATCCTGCCCTATGACTATCATGCCGACCGCGAGGTCGAGGGGCCCGCGCTGGCCTGCACCGCCACGCTGATCGCCGAGGCGAGGGCCGAGGCGGCCAACGTCCTGCTCCTGGACAATGGCGACCTGCTGCAGGGCAACCCGATGGGCGACCTCTGGGCACAGCGCGGGATGGACGGCGGGACCCACCCGCTGATTCAGGCGATGAACGCGCTTGGCTATGACGCTGCGACGGTCGGCAACCACGATTTCGACTACGGGATCGACTTCCTGATCGAGGCGCTCGCCGGCGCGGCCTTTCCCGTCGTCTCGGCCAACGCGGTGCTGGCGCTCGGCGAGACGCCGCTTCATGACCGGCCGCTGCTGCCGCCCTATGCGGTGCTCGAGCGCAGGCTGGTCGATCGCGCGGGCCGCGCTCATCCCGTCCGGATCGGGGTCCTGGGCCTGCTGCCGCCGCAGGTGCCGCTCTGGGATCGGGCGGTGCTGGGCGACCGTCTGGTGACGCGCGACATCTTTCCCTGCGCCGCGGCCTGGGTGGAGGAGATGAAGCGTGTCGGCTGCGATCTGGTCGTGGCGCTTTGCCATTCCGGGATCGGCGACAGCGAGGCGCACCCCGGGCAGGAGGACGCGGCCGTGCCGGTCGCGGGCCTTCCGGGGATCGATGCCGTGGTGGCGGGCCACAGCCACCTCGTCTTCCCCTCGCAGGGTTTCCCGACCGGGCCCGGGATCGACCCGGTGGCGGGGCGGATCGCCGGCAAGCCCGCGGTGATGGCGGGGGCGCGCGGTTCGCACCTCGGCGTGATCGACCTGGTGCTGCGGGCGAACGCCGGGCGCTGGACCGTGGCCACCGCCGCGGCCGAGGTGCGGCCCCTGATGCGCGCCGTGCCGCCCGCGCCCGCCATCCTGCGCCTGGCGGAGGCGGCCCATGCCGAGACGCTGCGCCATGCCCGGCACCCCATCGGGCATTCGCTGACGCGGATCACCAGCCACTTCGCGCTGGCCGCCCCCTCGGCCGGGGTGGCGCTGGTGGCCGAGGCACAGGCGCGCCATCTGGAACGCGTTCTGACCGGGACCGACCTTGCCGGCCTGCCGATCCTGTCGGCCGCGGCACCCTTCAAGGCGGGCGGACTCGGCGGGCCGCAGAACTACACCGACATTCCTGCCGGCGACCTTGCCCTGCGGCATGCGTCGGACCTCTACATCTACCCCAACCTGATCGCCGCCGTCCGGCTGACCGGCGCGCAGATCGCCGAATGGCTGGAGCGCGCCGCGAGCATCTTCGCGCAGCTCGCGCCCGGCATTGCCGACCAGCCGCTGATCGATCCGACCGTGCCGAGCTATACCTTCGACCTGATCCACGGCCTCGACTTCACGATCGATCCGAGCGAGCCCGCCCGCTACGACGCGCACGGCCAGCTGCTGCGGCCGGAGGCGCGCCGCATCCGCGGGCTGGCCCGGCACGGCCGCGCGGTCGATGCCGGCGACGCCTTCGTGGTGGCCACGAACAGCTACCGTGCCGGTGCCTCTGCCCGGCTGTTCGGCGAGGTGCCGGTCTGGTCGGGCAGCGACAGCATCCGCGACATCCTGATCCGGCACATCGCCGGGACATCGCCGATCGCACCGGTAGCGCCGGCCTTCTGGCGGCTGGCGCCGGTGCCCGGCGCCTCTGCCATCCTTCTGTCCGCACCCGATCCGGCGCCGCCGCCGCCCGGCCTTCGGCTGACGCGGCTCGCGCCCGACACGGGGGGCTTCTCGCGCTTCCGCCTCGCGCTCTGA
- the nudC gene encoding NAD(+) diphosphatase: MRHAETVVFGGSGLDRAGRLRGDAEGLAAMFSAGRVLPVWRGKPLFADGARLAWLPAGHPVLAGAEEPVFLGLDGDAPCFAADVSDWAPEAGAEAVAAGFFDPGFQTHPALPATIAFGELRGLMLQLDPREAELAATAKALVQWHRSHRFCSACGAPSEPAEGGWQRRCPVCAAQHFPRTDPVVIMLVTHGNRALVGRSAGWPEGFYSCLAGFVEPGETIEAAVRREVDEETGVKVGEVRYLASQPWPFPASLMVGCHGVALTDAITLDPAELEDALWLTREEMVSVMAGHHPRVKPARKGAIAHFLIANWLADRLD, encoded by the coding sequence ATGCGGCACGCGGAAACGGTGGTCTTCGGCGGCTCGGGGCTGGATCGCGCGGGCCGGCTGCGCGGCGATGCGGAGGGGCTGGCGGCGATGTTTTCGGCCGGGCGCGTGCTGCCGGTCTGGCGCGGCAAGCCGCTCTTTGCCGATGGCGCGCGGCTGGCATGGCTGCCGGCCGGACATCCCGTGCTGGCAGGGGCCGAGGAGCCGGTCTTCCTCGGCCTCGACGGTGATGCGCCCTGCTTTGCCGCCGATGTCTCGGACTGGGCGCCCGAGGCGGGTGCCGAGGCGGTCGCGGCCGGCTTCTTCGATCCCGGCTTCCAGACCCATCCGGCCCTGCCGGCGACCATCGCCTTCGGCGAGTTGCGCGGCCTTATGCTGCAGCTGGACCCGCGCGAGGCGGAACTTGCCGCCACCGCGAAGGCGCTGGTCCAGTGGCACCGCAGCCACCGGTTCTGCTCGGCCTGCGGCGCGCCGTCCGAGCCGGCCGAGGGCGGCTGGCAGCGCCGCTGCCCCGTCTGCGCGGCGCAGCATTTCCCACGCACCGATCCGGTCGTCATCATGCTGGTCACCCATGGCAACCGCGCGCTGGTCGGCCGCTCGGCAGGCTGGCCCGAGGGGTTCTATTCCTGCCTCGCGGGCTTCGTCGAGCCGGGCGAGACCATCGAGGCGGCCGTGCGGCGCGAGGTGGACGAGGAAACCGGCGTGAAGGTCGGCGAAGTCCGCTATCTCGCCAGCCAGCCCTGGCCCTTCCCCGCCTCGCTGATGGTCGGCTGCCACGGGGTCGCGCTGACCGATGCGATCACGCTCGATCCGGCGGAACTCGAGGATGCGCTCTGGCTTACTCGCGAGGAGATGGTGTCGGTGATGGCCGGCCACCACCCCCGGGTGAAGCCGGCGCGAAAAGGCGCCATCGCGCATTTCCTGATCGCCAACTGGCTTGCGGATCGCCTCGATTGA
- a CDS encoding SRPBCC family protein: protein MRLSTKEDVEAPIDFVWDLLSDFVVWERAALRRGVEVQRLDHTPEAGPGMGWLVRFGYQGKPREIDLRLASIEPGQRLVLEGHGYSVRAHLALEFVELGPRRTRVGVISEVKPTTIAARVLVQSLKLAKGKFQRKLETRVAGFAADIEDRWKAGTRA, encoded by the coding sequence ATGCGGCTGAGCACGAAGGAAGACGTCGAGGCGCCGATCGATTTCGTCTGGGACCTCCTGTCGGACTTCGTCGTCTGGGAGCGCGCGGCCCTGCGGCGCGGCGTCGAGGTCCAGCGGCTCGATCATACTCCGGAGGCGGGGCCCGGCATGGGCTGGCTCGTGCGCTTCGGCTATCAGGGCAAGCCGCGCGAGATCGACCTGCGCCTCGCCTCGATCGAGCCGGGGCAACGGCTGGTCCTCGAGGGGCATGGCTATTCGGTCCGGGCCCATCTGGCGCTGGAGTTCGTGGAACTGGGACCGCGCCGGACGCGGGTCGGCGTGATCTCCGAGGTCAAGCCGACGACCATCGCCGCCCGGGTCCTCGTGCAGTCGCTGAAGCTGGCCAAGGGCAAGTTCCAGCGCAAGCTCGAGACCCGCGTCGCGGGCTTTGCCGCCGATATCGAGGATCGCTGGAAGGCCGGCACGAGGGCCTGA
- a CDS encoding prephenate dehydratase yields MTGRIAFQGEPGAYSHEACRQARPGMEAVPCRTFEDAIELVRSGEADLAMLPVENSTYGRVADIHSLLPGSGLRIIDEAFVRVHINLLAVRGTPIGKIEAAMSHTVLLGQCRSFLRRHGIRSVTGADTAGSARLVAEKGDPRLAALASELAGEIYGLDVVARHIEDQSNNTTRFLVMAREADWTRRGPGKMVTTFTFRVRNIPAALYKALGGFATNSVNMTKLESYMVGGSFVATEFYADIEGHPEDPNVALALEELGYFTSQHEILGVYPADRGRG; encoded by the coding sequence ATGACCGGCCGAATCGCATTCCAGGGCGAACCGGGCGCCTATTCCCACGAAGCCTGCCGACAGGCGCGTCCGGGAATGGAGGCCGTGCCCTGCCGCACCTTCGAGGATGCGATCGAGCTTGTCCGCTCGGGCGAGGCGGATCTGGCGATGCTGCCGGTCGAGAACTCGACCTATGGCCGGGTGGCCGACATCCACTCGCTGCTGCCGGGGTCGGGCCTCAGGATCATCGATGAGGCCTTCGTCCGGGTGCACATCAACCTGCTCGCGGTCCGCGGAACGCCGATCGGCAAGATCGAGGCCGCGATGAGCCACACCGTCCTGCTGGGTCAGTGCCGGTCGTTCCTGCGCCGTCACGGGATCCGCTCGGTGACCGGCGCCGATACCGCCGGCTCGGCGCGGCTGGTGGCCGAGAAGGGCGATCCCAGGCTGGCCGCACTGGCCTCGGAACTGGCCGGCGAGATCTACGGCCTCGACGTGGTGGCCCGCCACATCGAGGACCAGTCGAACAACACCACGCGCTTCCTCGTGATGGCGCGCGAGGCGGACTGGACCCGCCGCGGCCCGGGCAAGATGGTCACGACCTTCACGTTCCGGGTGCGCAACATCCCCGCCGCGCTCTACAAGGCGCTTGGCGGCTTCGCCACGAACAGCGTCAACATGACGAAGCTGGAAAGCTACATGGTCGGCGGCTCGTTCGTCGCGACCGAGTTCTACGCCGACATCGAGGGCCACCCCGAGGATCCGAACGTGGCGCTGGCACTCGAGGAGCTCGGTTACTTCACCAGCCAGCACGAGATCCTCGGCGTCTATCCCGCGGACCGAGGCCGCGGCTGA
- a CDS encoding cytochrome c family protein: MFDTMTLTKAVGAVCGAFLVFLLGGWAADALYTIGGGHGDEAEQAYVIDTGAGAAEEETAEAAVPFADLVAAADVAAGQKAFAKCAACHKVDGSNATGPHLDGVVDRAVASVEGFAYSEAMVAHAGAAPNWTLDELNGFIENPKGHVPGTKMTFAGLPKEADRANVVAYLASLQ; the protein is encoded by the coding sequence ATGTTCGACACGATGACCCTGACGAAGGCGGTCGGCGCCGTTTGCGGCGCGTTTCTGGTGTTCCTTCTTGGGGGATGGGCGGCCGATGCGCTCTATACCATCGGCGGCGGGCATGGCGACGAGGCCGAGCAGGCCTATGTGATCGACACCGGGGCGGGGGCCGCGGAGGAGGAGACCGCCGAGGCGGCGGTTCCCTTCGCCGATCTGGTGGCCGCGGCCGATGTCGCCGCCGGACAGAAGGCCTTCGCGAAATGCGCGGCCTGCCACAAGGTCGACGGATCGAACGCGACCGGCCCGCATCTCGACGGCGTGGTCGATCGTGCGGTGGCCTCGGTCGAGGGCTTCGCCTATTCGGAGGCGATGGTGGCCCATGCAGGCGCTGCTCCGAACTGGACGCTGGACGAGCTGAACGGCTTCATCGAGAACCCAAAGGGTCACGTGCCGGGCACCAAGATGACCTTTGCCGGCCTGCCGAAGGAAGCGGACCGGGCGAACGTGGTGGCCTATCTGGCCTCGCTTCAGTAA